In the genome of Vicia villosa cultivar HV-30 ecotype Madison, WI linkage group LG7, Vvil1.0, whole genome shotgun sequence, one region contains:
- the LOC131619662 gene encoding uncharacterized protein LOC131619662, translating to MDLQNNAQPSSTTKKKLNDLIAINVLVAGSCFVGLAIAVVDQCSLKKITKCNLTPDAMEILVMYEIFSYTFVLLSSLVAYSLKTRSLNTLIKERLCRCSAMLPLSIFIVALVFMMLSFMEIAVIKLGNFTCGNNSKITSGVVFIVGSLGGIIYDCDFVYYFWIYTLV from the coding sequence ATGGATCTTCAAAACAATGCTCAACCTTCTTCCACAACGAAGAAGAAGTTGAACGATTTAATTGCTATCAATGTCTTGGTTGCTGGTTCATGTTTCGTCGGACTTGCTATAGCTGTTGTGGATCAGTGCAGtttgaagaaaataacaaaatGCAATCTTACACCAGACGCTATGGAGATACTCGTAATGTATGAAATTTTCTCATATACTTTTGTTTTGCTTTCTTCCCTTGTAGCTTACTCCCTTAAAACTAGGAGTCTCAATACACTTATCAAAGAACGCCTATGTAGATGTTCCGCCATGCTTCCCTTATCAATATTTATTGTGGCGCTGGTATTCATGATGCTTTCGTTTATGGAGATTGCGGTGATCAAGTTGGGAAACTTCACTTGTGGAAACAACTCTAAAATAACTTCTGGTGTTGTGTTCATTGTTGGTAGCCTAGGAGGTATTATATATGATTgtgattttgtttattatttttggatttacaCTTTGGTGTAA